In the Gossypium arboreum isolate Shixiya-1 chromosome 10, ASM2569848v2, whole genome shotgun sequence genome, one interval contains:
- the LOC108489269 gene encoding protein STICHEL-like 3, producing the protein MTRGVSDRILKDANGNISDHLRNHIHLTNCIHLKNHMHKHSPMLADRSLMRDLIVLQRSRSLRDPFASPPSWHSPSVVDLLYKKGDKGAVREGRRSLGAEVQTDRRRVSVSSPPLAAMGEASGVNEALPVTSDRSTKSGARDSRRVRREESGRRSNRTDLIGENKEPAMEQDGNDLAPDAISGNSELKNRKSKKVKGKQTQVVQIKTLSEQLNDVPPDNDDVASSNVCGRHARPEKTPEVAAIRGHSSGLNRVKRRKFRGTRRARAAPSSREVGGQNELSVASNSFAQGSLHPKYGMEEEENEYDDRNVTRAPRNGCGIPFNWSRIHDRGKTFLDIAGRSFSCGLSDSRLRKGRSGSHGRNAPEMPVESDPSSSSAKSNAEALPLLIEASGSLDSTENARWVNDYSGELGIFADNLLKRNVDSDLASEARFGDQRKLGRNLRSRHQNITQKYMPRTFRDLVGQNLVSQALSNAVMKRKVGLLYVFYGPHGTGKTSCARIFARALNCQSVEQPKPCGFCNSCVSHDMGKSRNIREVGPISNFDFESIMDLLDNMIISQLPSQYRVFIFDDCDTLSSDCWSAISKVIDRVPRRVVFILVSSSLDILPHIIVSRCQKFFFPKLKDADIIYTLQWIASREDIEIEKDAVKLIASRSDGSLRDAEMTLEQLSLLGQKISVLLVQELVGLISDEKLVDLLDLALSADTVNTVKSLRVIMETGVEPLALMSQLATVITDILAGSYDFTKERHRRKFFRRQPLSKEDMEKLRQALKTLSEAEKQLRMSNDKLTWLTAALLQLAPDQQYILPISSAGTSSHHSPLPLSDVDGRHDVRKSSRGLSKNARLENLHAGSLGNFESGMVNGIHFDRKRHAASGMTPQQTSIVFTERQNLVKNRNGIEEIWLQVLEKIQVSGLKEFLYSEGKLISVSLGAAPTVQLMFSSPMTKSKAEKFRGHILQAFETVLGSSVTVEIRCEAKKDGRAGVGPSQMVMDLESNSRNRMHAGVGSQAQQSGNEIVEIPASPREAKDNEHADNFESNRRGLTLADAATYRKPTLAGRRKLGELSKSQSIVRSKVSLAHVIQQAEGCTQRNGWSKRKAVSIAEKLEQENLRLEPRSKSLLCWKATRVTRRKLSRLKIRTRRPHSLLKFVSCGKCLSSKSPR; encoded by the exons ATGACCAGGGGTGTTAGTGATAGGATACTCAAGGATGCAAATGGTAACATTAGTGATCATCTACGGAACCACATTCATTTGACTAATTGTATCCACTTGAAGAACCATATGCATAAGCACAGCCCGATGTTGGCGGATAGGTCGCTTATGAGGGACCTTATAGTCCTTCAAAGATCGCGGTCCCTTAGGGACCCGTTTGCCAGTCCTCCTTCTTGGCATTCACCTTCTGTTGTTGATTTGCTTTACAAGAAGGGTGATAAGGGTGCTGTTCGAGAAGGGAGAAGGTCTTTGGGAGCCGAGGTGCAAACGGATAGGAGGAGGGTTTCGGTAAGCTCACCACCTTTAGCTGCAATGGGTGAAGCTAGTGGGGTCAATGAAGCATTACCAGTGACTAGTGATCGTAGTACTAAGAGTGGAGCTAGAGATAGTAGAAGAGTTAGGAGAGAAGAATCTGGTAGGAGAAGTAATAGGACTGACCTTATAGGTGAAAACAAGGAGCCTGCAATGGAGCAAGATGGTAATGATTTGGCTCCTGATGCAATCTCGGGTAATTCTGAACTGAAGAATAGGAAGAGTAAAAAGGTAAAAGGGAAGCAAACACAAGTGGTTCAAATCAAGACTCTATCTGAGCAATTGAATGATGTCCCTCCAGATAACGATGATGTAGCATCTTCAAATGTTTGTGGCAGGCATGCTAGACCAGAAAAAACACCTGAAGTCGCTGCCATCCGTGGTCATTCAAGTGGATTAAACAGGGTGAAAAGGCGTAAGTTTCGAGGGACAAGAAGAGCTCGGGCTGCTCCTTCCTCTAGAGAGGTTGGAGGTCAAAATGAGTTGTCAGTGGCTTCTAATTCATTCGCTCAGGGTTCTTTGCATCCAAAGTATGGTATGGAAGAGGAAGAAAATGAATATGATGATCGGAATGTCACTAGGGCCCCTAGAAATGGGTGTGGGATCCCTTTTAATTGGTCGAGAATTCACGATAGGGGTAAAACTTTCCTTGACATAGCAGGGAGGAGCTTTTCTTGTGGTTTATCGGATTCTAGATTACGGAAAGGTCGGTCAGGTTCCCATGGAAGAAATGCTCCTGAAATGCCTGTTGAATCTGATCCATCAAGCTCATCAGCAAAATCCAATGCGGAGGCACTGCCTCTTCTAATCGAAGCATCTGGATCTCTAGACAGCACCGAGAATGCTCGTTGGGTGAATGACTATTCAGGTGAGCTAGGTATATTTGCTGATAATTTGTTGAAGCGCAATGTTGATTCTGACCTTGCTTCTGAAGCTAGATTCGGTGACCAACGCAAGCTAGGCAGGAACCTCCGTAGCAGGCACCAAAATATAACACAAAAATACATGCCAAGAACCTTTAGAGACCTTGTTGGacaaaacttggtctcacaagcCCTTTCTAATGCCGTTATGAAAAGGAAAGTCGGGTTACTTTACGTGTTTTACGGACCTCATGGAACAGGAAAAACTTCCTGTGCTCGGATATTTGCCCGAGCTTTGAATTGTCAGTCAGTTGAACAGCCTAAACCTTGTGGTTTTTGCAATTCTTGTGTTTCACATGATATGGGAAAGAGTCGAAATATTCGAGAAGTTGGTCCTATAAGTAACTTCGACTTCGAGAGCATTATGGATTTACTGGATAATATGATCATCTCTCAACTGCCTTCGCAGTACAGGGTTTTTATATTCGACGACTGCGATACTTTGTCCTCTGATTGTTGGAGTGCCATATCAAAGGTCATTGATCGAGTGCCCCGGCGTGTGGTTTTTATTCTTGTGAGTTCAAGTCTTGATATTCTGCCTCATATAATCGTGTCCAGGTGTCAGAAATTTTTCTTCCCCAAGCTGAAGGATGCAGATATCATTTATACTTTGCAGTGGATTGCATCCAGAGAGGACATCGAAATCGAGAAAGATGCAGTTAAACTGATCGCATCACGATCAGATGGATCGTTGAGGGATGCCGAAATGACACTCGAGCAGCTCAGTTTGCTTGGGCAGAAAATCTCTGTTCTTCTGGTTCAAGAACTGGTCGGGCTTATCTCTGATGAAAAGCTGGTGGATCTTCTCGATCTTGCATTATCTGCAGACACAGTAAACACCGTAAAGAGCTTGAGGGTGATAATGGAAACCGGTGTGGAGCCTTTAGCTTTGATGTCACAGCTTGCTACGGTGATAACTGATATTCTTGCTGGCAGTTATGATTTCACTAAAGAAAGGCATAGACGGAAGTTCTTTCGCCGACAACCAT TGTCCAAAGAAGATATGGAGAAGCTACGCCAAGCTTTGAAAACATTATCCGAGGCAGAAAAACAACTGAGGATGTCGAATGACAAACTAACATGGCTAACCGCTGCTTTGCTTCAGCTTGCTCCAGATCAGCAGTATATATTGCCTATATCTTCCGCTGGCACTAGTTCTCATCACAGCCCCTTGCCTCTAAGCGATGTGGACGGAAGACATGATGTCCGTAAGAGTTCTAGAGGCTTATCGAAAAATGCTCGGCTTGAAAATCTCCATGCTGGAAGTTTAGGGAATTTTGAATCTGGTATGGTTAATGGTATACATTTCGATAGGAAGAGGCATGCTGCGTCTGGGATGACTCCTCAACAAACATCAATAGTCTTTACTGAGAGGCAGAATTTAGTCAAAAACCGCAACGGGATCGAAGAAATTTGGTTGCAGGTGCTGGAGAAGATTCAAGTTAGTGGTCTAAAAGAGTTTTTATATTCAGAAGGAAAGCTGATCTCTGTCAGTTTAGGCGCAG CACCAACTGTACAGTTGATGTTCAGTTCACCTATGACCAAATCTAAGGCGGAGAAATTTAGGGGGCATATTTTACAAGCATTCGAGACTGTTCTTGGTTCATCCGTGACAGTTGAAATTAGATGTGAAGCAAAGAAAGATGGCCGAGCTGGGGTCGGTCCATCTCAGATGGTCATGGATCTAGAGTCTAATTCTAGAAATAGGATGCATGCCGGGGTCGGCTCCCAAGCTCAGCAATCAGGGAATGAAATTGTTGAAATACCAGCTTCTCCAAGAGAAGCCAAGGATAACGAACATGCTGATAACTTTGAATCTAACAGAAGAGGTTTAACACTGGCCGATGCCGCAACTTATAGGAAACCGACATTGGCAGGAAGACGGAAACTTGGGGAACTAAGTAAGAGTCAAAGCATCGTTAGAAGTAAAGTGTCCCTCGCACACGTAATTCAGCAGGCAGAAGGATGCACGCAACGAAACGGATGGTCAAAGCGCAAAGCAGTTTCCATTGCCGAAAAGCTTGAACAGGAGAAcct GAGATTGGAACCTCGGTCGAAAAGCTTGCTTTGCTGGAAAGCAACTAGAGTAACACGCCGAAAG CTCTCACGCTTGAAGATTAGGACACGAAGACCGCACTCGTTATTGAAGTTCGTCTCCTGCGGAAAATGTCTCTCTTCTAAATCTCCTAGGTAG